Below is a genomic region from candidate division TA06 bacterium B3_TA06.
GTCGACAACTCGATAGACGAGGCTATGGCCGGGGTGTGTAAGCATATAACCGTTACCCTTGAGGAGCCCAACAGGGTCTCTGTTGAGGACGACGGGCGCGGTATCCCTGTGGATGTCCATCCTGAACTTGGTCTTCCAGGCCTTGAGGTGGCGATGACCGTGCTGCACGCCGGAGCTAAGTTCTCGGGTAAGGTTTATATCATCTCCGGTGGGTTGCACGGGGTGGGCGCCTCGGTGGTAAACGCGCTTTCAGAGTGGATGGAGGTAGAGGTATATCAGCACGGCAAGATCTACGTCCAATCCTACGAGAAGGGGGTAACCACAGGGCCGATACAAATCAAGGGCAATACGAAGAAGACCGGCACGAAGACGACCTTTATCCCTGATCCTACCATCTTCAAACGCACCAGCTTCAATCCTGAGATCATCGCCACCCGGCTGCGTGAGGTCGCCTATCTTAATCCTGATCTCGCTATCAAGCTTGCGGATAAGGTCAAGGGAACAGAGCAGGTTTTTGCCTTCAAGCGGGGCATCGTGGACTTTTTGGCCTACCTTGATCAGGGACGCATCAGGCTTCACAAACCGTTATACTTCAGGGATTCGCGCAACGGCATAGAGGTGGAGACTGCCATCGAGTACACAGACAGCTTCGCCGAGAACATCGTTACCTTTGTCAACACCATCAACACCCATGAGGGGGGGACGCATCTTGTGGGTTTCAAGGCGGCGCTAACAAAGACCTTAAACGAGGCCGCGCGCAAATCCAACTCCAAGGGCAAGGCCATCGATCTTACCGGTGAGGACGTTCGTGAGGGGCTTACGGCGATAATCTCGGTGCGGATGCGCAACCCCCAGTTTGAGGGGCAGACAAAGACAAAGCTTGGCAACAGCGAGGTGCGAGGAGTAGTAGAATCCATAGTTTCGGAGGGACTATCCAGTCACTTCGATGAGCAGCCGCGGGTTTTAAATCTCATCCTTCAGAAGACAACTTCAGCGGCGCGCTTGCGAGAGGCGGCGCGTAAAGCTCGCGAACTCGAACGAAAGAAGAGCCTTTTAGCCTCCGACACCCTGCCGGGCAAGCTTGCCGACTGCTCGTCCGACAATCCAGATGAGTGCGAGCTCTTCATAGTCGAGGGAAACTCAGCAGGCGGCTCGGCCAAGCAAGGACGCGACCGCCGCTTCCAGGCCGTGCTTGCCCTGCGCGGAAAGATCCTTAACGTGGAGAAGTCCGGACTTAATAAGATACTGGCCAATACGGAGATAAAGGCCATCATCAGCTCGGTGGGGACGGGCTTCGGTGAGGAGAGCTTCGACGATTCACGGGTGCGATACTCCAAGATCATCATCATGGCCGATGCGGACGTGGACGGCTCGCACATCCGAACACTGCTTTTAACCCTTTTCTACCGGCACATGCGCGATCTTATAGAACAGGGAATGATCTACATCGCGCAGCCACCGCTTTACCGAATCAAAAAGGGAAAGAAGGAGGCCTACCTTTACTCCGAGGAGGAGCTTGAGGCGTTCCGTAAGGATGAGTCCCATCCGGAGCGTCTGGAGGTGCAGCGATTTAAGGGACTGGGTGAGATGAACCCGGAGCAGCTGTGGGAGACTACCATGAATCCGGAGAAGCGCATCTTAAAGAAGATCAGCGTGGCGGATGCGGCCGAGGCTCACAAGGTCTTTTCGGTGCTCATGGGCTCGGAGGTCGCGCCGCGACGGGAGTTCATAGAAGAAAACGCACAGTTTGTTGAGAATCTGGACATCTAGGAGGATTTGTGGACAGACACGCGATGTTTGCAGAGTTGACCGAGGCTTTTGGGCCTTCCGGTTACGAGGGCGACGTTCGTGCTATCATGGCGGGGCACTTTTCAGGCTCTATGAGTGTATCCACCGACCGTCTCGGCTCGGTAGTCGCCTCACATGAGGGCGAGGCGAAAGGCCCTAAGATCCTAGTCGCCGCCCACATGGACGAGGTCGGGTTCATGGTCAAGCACATCACCAAGGAAGGCTACATCCGCTTCCTGCCCATAGGCGGCTGGTGGCCGCAGGTGCTTTTAAGCCAGCGGGTTAATGTGCGCACCCGCAAGGGTGATTTCGAAGGGATCATAGGCTCCAAACCACCGCACGCCATGAAGGAGGACGAACGAAAGAAGCCTCCAGAGATAGACGAGCTCTTCATAGACCTTGGTGTGGTCGGAGAGAAGGGGGCAGCCGATGCGGGTGTGCGCCCCGGCGACCCTATAATCCCTGTCTCACCCTTCAGGTTTCTTGCCAACGGAGTTCTAGCTGCCAAGGCGTGGGATGACCGGGTAGGGTGTGCGGTGCTCGCCGAATTAGCCAACGATCTTCCAAAACATCCCTCAAGGCTCTATCTGGCCGGGACGGTTCAGGAGGAGGTAGGGCTTCGCGGCGCTCGAACCGTCGCCGGTCTGGTTGAGCCTGATGTGGCGTTCGCCATAGACGTATCGCTTTCCTCAGACACCCCTGGTGCCGATTCCGACGCGGTAGAGAAGTTCGGGGCAGGAGCCGCAGTGCTTGTTCACGACTCAACCATGATACCTAACGTAGCCTTGCGCGATTTCGTGTGCGAGGTTGCAGAGGCCGAGGGCATCAAGTATCACCTGACATCCCTTCACGGCGGCTACGACACCGGTGCTATACACATCTCAAAGATCGGCGTCCCCTCCATAGCACTGGGTTTGCCATCGCGCTACATCCACTCACACGTCTCGGCAATCTATGAGGAGGACTACTCAGCTCTCCTTAACTTGATGAAGGCTGTTACCCAACGCCTGGACTCCAAAAAGCTTTCTGAGATTACCAAGTTTGTCTGAAGGAGGTTTGGTGAACGATCCTAAGAAGATAAGGACCTTTGGATTCTTCGGACACGGCGGTTCGGGCAAGACCAGTCTGGCCGACGCTGTCCTTTACCTCACCAGTGCCAACTCCAGACAGGGCAAGGTGGACGCAGGCACCTCGATCTTCGACTTCGACGAGGCCGAGATAGAGAGAAAGATCAGTCTCAACCTTGCCCTTGCTTCGTGCGAGCATGCAGGCACCATCTTTAACATGGTCGACACCCCTGGCTATGCGGACTTCATAGGCGAGATGATCTCCGGTGCCCGCGCGGTTGATCTTGGTGTAGTGGTGATAGATGCCGCCGAAGGCATCGGGGTGGGCACCGAGATGAGCTGGAAACGTCTTGCCGAAGAAAAAAAGGGCAGGGCGCTCTTTATAAACAAGCTGGGCAAGGAGGATACCGACTTTGCCTCCGACTATAGCCAAATGGTTGATGCATACGGGACCTCGGTTGCGCCGATAACTATACCCATAGGTTCAGGCTCAAGCCTTTCCGGGGTGGTAGATCTCCTCAACGAAAAGGCCTATGTGACCAAGGACGGCAAGACCGAGGAGGCTCCGATCCCTGCCGACGTCAAAGGCGACGTGGAAACCTACCGCGAGAAGCTCATAGAGGCTATTGTCGAGCTGGATGAGGACCTCTTGGAGTCCTATCTCGAAGGCAACATCCCAACGGTGGAGCAGCTTACCCCGGTGCTCAGGAAGGGTATCGCCGAGGGGGCAGCCTATCCTCTGTTCGCTGGAGACGCGCTCTCTCTCGTCGGTGTGAAGCCCTTCATCGAGTTCGCGGCCTCCTTATTCCCCTCGCCCCTTGAGATACTTCCACTAAAGGTGCAGGAAGGTGGTGAAGAGAAGGAAATCGCTCCCCATCCCGCGGGCGACGCGCTGGCCTACGTTTTCAAGACCGTCTCCGACCCTCATCTGGGTGATCTGCTCTACGTTCGTGTCTTCTCTGGCGAGATTGCATCCGGCTCCACCCTTAAGAACACCGATCAGGGCTCCTCGGAACGTATCGGACAGATCCTTTCCATCCAGGGCCGCGAGCGCTCCGAGATCGGTAAACTTTCCTGCGGCATGATAGGCGGGCTGGTTAAATTGAAGTCCACCGGCACTGGAGACACCCTCTCCTCCAAGGCGGCTCACTCCATTGGCAAGATGGAGTTTCCCAACCCGCCCATCTCGGTGGCTATCGTGCCCCAGTCCAAGGGCGACGAGGAAAAGGTCTCCAATGCGCTCGCCAGGTTGCACGACGAGGACCCCACCTTCGTCTACCGGTTTGACCCCGAACTCAAGCAGCAGCTTATTTCAGGCATGGGCGAGCTGCATCTCGACGTCATCCTGTCCAAGCTCAAGAAGAAGTTCGGGGTTTCGGTGGATACCCGCAAGCCGCGCATCCCCTATCGCGAGACCGTCACCCTAGAGGCGACCGCCCGGGGACGTCACAAGAAGCAGACCGGCGGTCGCGGTCAGTTCGGCGACGTGTTCCTTCGCCTGGAGCCTCTGTCCTTGGGGTCAGGGGCGGAGTTTGCCTCGGAGATCTTCGGCGGCGCCATCCCATCCAAGTTCATCCCGTCTGTGGAGAAGGGTGTGCGCGAGACCGTTGCACAGGGCTTTTTGGCCGGCTACCCGATGGTTGACCTCAAGGCCACGGTCTACGACGGAAGCTTTCACCCGGTGGACTCATCGGATATCGCCTTCAAGCTTGCCGCACAGATAGCGTTCCGCGCTGCTTGTGAGAAGGCAAAACCCATACTGCTTGAACCCATCCTGACCGTCGAAGTAACCGTTCCCGAGGAGTTCATGGGCGACGTGATAGGCGATTTGAACTCCCGGCGGGGCAAGATACAGGGCATGGACTCGGTGGGTCGCAACCAGGTGATCAAGGCTTTAGTGCCCGAGGCGGAGATGTATAAGTACGCGACGACTCTCAGATCGGTAACCCAGGGACGCGGGTTCTTCACCGCGACGTTCGATCACTACGAGCCGGTGCCTCGTGAGCTCTCGGCCAAGGTCATCGAGGAAGCGAAAAAGGCTAAAGAGGAATAAAACACCCCGCACGTCCACTTCGCGTCCGCGCTGGGACCCCGGCAATTAGTGCTCCTTTTCCCCTAGAAGGGGAAAAGATCGCAAGAATGAATCTGTAGGGGCCGATTTTAAGTCGGTCTCTTTTCTTTGCTTGCGATCTTTTGACCCCAAGGTCGGCCTTCTCTCTTTTCTGCGAACTTTCGTTGCGTAGCAACGAAAGGAGCATTCAAAAAGGAGCAAAATCTGGCTTGACATTTCGCTTTCTCTTCCTATTCTATTAGCCAAGAGACCAAGGAGGATTGATGCGGCGTGTCGTGGCGATAATGCTAATCACTTTAAGTACCATTAGTCTCACAACTTGCAGGAAGAAACCGCCCGAACCCTCAACCGACAAGGTCAAGGTGGTTGTTACAATACCCGTCCTTGCGGCTTTCGCCAGACAGGTGGGCGGCGACCGGGTCCAGGTTACCACGCTGCTTTCTCCGGGGGCATCACCTCACACCTTTGAGCCCACACCCTCCCAGGCCAGAGCAGCGGCCCAGGCCGATCTTGTGGTCCGCATCGGTCTTGACGCCGATCGCTGGATCCAGGGGCTTCTGCCCCAAAACGTTCCAATCGTTACGGCCACCGAACTTGAAGGCATAGAATTGATCACCGAGAATCACGGTGAAGCTCACCTGCATGCCGGTGCCAATCCCCACATCTGGCTTGATCCTGCCTACGCCAAGATTATCTGCTCCGCCATAGCCGAGGAATTAGGGCGCATCGATCCTCGGGCCCAGTCGGTCTATGAAAAAGAGAGGGATCGGTACCTCACGGAGCTTGACTCGCTTCATATTCGCATCGAGGCCGCGGTAGCCGAGTTCGGCTCAAAAAAGTACGTCTCCTTCCATCCCGCCTGGATCTACTTCGCCTTACGTTACAGTCTTGAACGCGTTGCCGTAATCGTCTCCTCGCCAGGCAAGGAACCTACTCCGAGACACCTACAGGAGGTGATCGAGTCTATCAAGAAGACCGGTGCACGCGCGGTTTTTGCCGAGCCCCAGCTCTCGCCCAAGGCGGCCCAGGTTATCGCAAAAGAGGCAGGCGTTGAGGTGCTCTTCTTGGACCCATTGGGCAAGCAGAATGAATCCTACATCAAGCTTATGGATCGCAACCTGGCGGTACTTTCAGAGGCTATGGGGGGCAGGTGAGTTCCAAAATCCTGGTTAGCCTTGAGGACGTCAGTGTACGCTTTCAAGAGCTCACGGCTCTTCATGATGTGAACATCCAGATAACGGCGGGCTCATCCACGGCGCTCATAGGTCCGAACGGGGGCGGGAAGACAACGCTTCTCAAGGTGATAGCAGGCCTTATCAAGCCTACCCAGGGAAGGGTGCGTTACTATGATCTCAAGCGCGCCAGGATAGGTTACGTTCCCCAGGAGAGCGTGGTTGACTGGCGCTTCCCTGTGAGTGCCCTGGATGTGGTGCTCATGGGACGGTACCCGGCTTTAGGGCTCATAAGACGAGCGGGCAGGCACGACCGCGAGATCGCACTTACTATGCTTGCTCGCGTGGGGCTTAGGGATGTGGCCAAGCGTCCGGTAGGGGCACTATCCGGCGGGCAGAAGCAGCGCGTGGCCATCGCCCGTGCGCTTGTTGGTGAGCCGAAGCTTATCCTGCTCGACGAACCCACCTCAGGCGCGGACGTTGAGGCAAAGGACCGTTTCTATTCCCTTATCCGCGAGTTGAAGAAGGAACTTTCCCTCACCATACTGGTGGCAAGCCACGATCTTGTGGTGGTGCCGAGTTTCGTTGACGATGTGGCCTGCGTGGCGAAGAGTGTGCATCTGCACGCTTGTCCCTCCGAGATCTGGGATGAGGAACATTTCCAGCGGTTATACGGGACCCAGATGGAGGCGATCTTCCACGGAAAGGTCCCCCACCGAATGGTTGCACCCCACGCGAAGGCGAAGCCTTCGCGTGGGGACCCCGCCCGTACCCGTAACACCCGTAACACACCAAAATCGGAGAAGGGGAAGAGATAGTGTTTGAGGCTGCGTTTATGCAGCGAGCTCTGATCGCCGGGGTGCTGGTATCCGTACTGCTCTCCATTCTTGGGTTCTTCGTGGTCTTAAGAAAGATGAGCTTCATCGGTGTGGGTATCGCTCACGCCGCGTTCGGTGGTGTGGCCCTGGGACATCTTTTAGGTATTCCTGTCTTTCTTTCCGCCTCGGTATTCTCCGTGGCCGCCGGTCTTGGCATAGGTGCGGTAACCCGTCGTGGAAGGATCAAGGAGGACACGGCGATCGGCATTTTTTTTGCCGCAGGCATGGCTCTGGGGGTGCTTTTTCTCTCACTTAAACCGGGCTACATCACTGACCTTGCAAGTTACCTGTTCGGCTCGATCCTGGCGGTTACCCCTACAGATCTCTGGATTATTGCCGCCGCAGCATTCCTCATTCTCGTCCTGCTTGCCCTCTTCTTCAAGGAGCTTATTGCCTCAAGCTTTGATGCCGAGCTTGCTCGCGCGTCGGGTATACCCGAGGGGTTCTTATTCTATCTTCTCCTTGGATTGGTCTCCCTTGGGATCGTTTCCGCGATCAAGCTCGTGGGGATAATCCTCGTCTCGGCACTACTTGTGCTGCCCGCGGCCACAGCGCTTCAGTGGTCCAGGCGCTACGGGTGGGTGCTTGCGCTTTCAGCGCTCTTCGGCCTTGCCTACACAGTGAGCGGGCTCGCAATCTCCTACTGGATCGATATCCCATCGGGTGCAACGATTGTGATTCTGGGAACGGCCGTCTTCCTCCTCTCCCTTGCTATCTCCCCATTACGGCGCCGCAAGGGTAGTCACCCAGACCGAACACGAAGTGCTCGATCGGGGACCACGGGATAGACCTATTGCTGATTCTTGCAGACGATCTCCCCTCGCCTCCTTCCGGATAACCCTTGCTTTCTAGTTATCGGTTGGAAGCGGATTTCTTCAGGACTTGCTCCCGGTTTCTAGGGCCGTCCAGTGTCTCAAGAACGCTGACGATCTCGTCAAGGAGCTCGGTCACACGGAAGCCGGACTTGGCCGATCCGATAATTATGCCCTTGAGTCCCTCGGGCTCTCCTATAAGCCGGGTAACCCGGCGGCGTTCCTTCTGTACCCCCGGCTTTATGTTGGCGAATACCAGGAAAGGAACCTTTGACTCGCTGAGGAACTCAAGGATCTCCTTATCACGATCGTCGAATCGCCGAGAGTAATCCAAGACCCACACCGCCACGTCCATCCCCCTTGCTACTACGTCGCGCACTATGCGGAAGCGGGCCTGACCCGGAGTTCCAAAAAGATGCAGTTTGTAGTTTTTATGCTCTTTGTTGCCGTAATCCAACGCTATGGTGCGACCGTGACGCTCGATGTTAATGGCCCCCGGAACGATGTTTTGCACAAGCGTTGATTTCCCTGCTTCGTCCTTGCCCACTATTACAACCTTTGCAAGCTTCATTTGCTTTCTCCTGAAACAAGATTGATCGCCCCTTTACTTACGCGGCGAGGGATGCCTGAAGGACAGCAGACAGAGGTGAGGGGTTGAATACCGATGAGGCATATCAGGTAGTGTTTGAGTCCTTCACGCTCCACCGGCCCTCGAGCCAGCAAACGGTTCCAGAATGGCAGCCCACCCCTTGTAGGAACACACTCCCCTTCTCGAGGCATCATGATGCAGCAATCCTTCCTCCCGGAGTTCTCAACTAAGAGACACGTGTAAACCCTCAATTCGTCTACCATCTACAAGAGGTTACTCAGCACGCCACTCCACATATTAAGTTTGGGTTGTTCTGTGTTCTTCTTGTTGTTCAAATCCTCTGGCATCGTTAAACTCAGGGGCTCCACGGGGATGGTGATTGGCCTGTAGCAGGCCCGGATGACCTATCTTCAGGCTGTGGCGGGGGGGAAGGGACCTTCGGGGCTATAGCTCGATTAACTATGATGCGAATCTCCTCTGCTGTTCTGGAAAGCAAAAGAAACAGTATCCCCAGCTTGGCGGATTCGTCTGTGACCGCTACCAGGACGCCATCATCCCCTGCAGCCTGAAGTATTATGTAGCCCCCGCCGCCTTTGAAGTAGACCTGTTCCAGCTCACCTACCGCGAACTCCTTGGTTGTACGCTCACCCAATCCCAGGACAGTGGCACTCATAGCGGCGATTGCGTCTTCATCGGTGCTGCTAGGCAGAGCCGAGGCCAGCATGAGTCCGTCAAGGCTCACGAACGCCGAAGATTTTATCTCAGGCGCCGATCGGTTGAGGTGGGTTAGCACTTCTTGCAATTCATCCTTAAGTCCAGGCATGTTGCCTCCTTGAGTTCTTCATTAAAACGAACTATACACGAACTTAGCAGGGCTGTCAACTACTTTGGTCGTTCTTGAGTCGAGAGATAGTTGCCGTGGTGGTCGCAGACGCTAAAACCTGAATTATCTTGTTTCTAGTATGGGTTCGGTAGTCAGGGAGGTATCTATCATAACTTTTTGATTATCGAGACGATGTTACCAGCGAACAACTTGAGAGGGCAATGGTTGCCATCAACAAAATATCCCCCAGATACAATACTCTTCTCACCTTGCACCTCCATCTATAGAGGTCTGTGCTAGCTTTTTCATCACGACAACCAGAGTATAGCCGTTAGCTTTACCCTGTCAAGGACGCCTGCCGGCTCGATTGACGTCCGTGGAAAGCATCGTATCTGCAGTGCGCTTCGCCCTCTAGGGCACAGGCACCCGCTCGACCAGCGTTCTTTTATCCAT
It encodes:
- the gyrB gene encoding DNA topoisomerase (ATP-hydrolyzing) subunit B is translated as MTNNYDASQIQVLKGLEGVRRRPAMYIGDVGMRGLHHLVVEIVDNSIDEAMAGVCKHITVTLEEPNRVSVEDDGRGIPVDVHPELGLPGLEVAMTVLHAGAKFSGKVYIISGGLHGVGASVVNALSEWMEVEVYQHGKIYVQSYEKGVTTGPIQIKGNTKKTGTKTTFIPDPTIFKRTSFNPEIIATRLREVAYLNPDLAIKLADKVKGTEQVFAFKRGIVDFLAYLDQGRIRLHKPLYFRDSRNGIEVETAIEYTDSFAENIVTFVNTINTHEGGTHLVGFKAALTKTLNEAARKSNSKGKAIDLTGEDVREGLTAIISVRMRNPQFEGQTKTKLGNSEVRGVVESIVSEGLSSHFDEQPRVLNLILQKTTSAARLREAARKARELERKKSLLASDTLPGKLADCSSDNPDECELFIVEGNSAGGSAKQGRDRRFQAVLALRGKILNVEKSGLNKILANTEIKAIISSVGTGFGEESFDDSRVRYSKIIIMADADVDGSHIRTLLLTLFYRHMRDLIEQGMIYIAQPPLYRIKKGKKEAYLYSEEELEAFRKDESHPERLEVQRFKGLGEMNPEQLWETTMNPEKRILKKISVADAAEAHKVFSVLMGSEVAPRREFIEENAQFVENLDI
- a CDS encoding elongation factor G, which encodes MLPNAWTPKSFLRLPSLSEGGLVNDPKKIRTFGFFGHGGSGKTSLADAVLYLTSANSRQGKVDAGTSIFDFDEAEIERKISLNLALASCEHAGTIFNMVDTPGYADFIGEMISGARAVDLGVVVIDAAEGIGVGTEMSWKRLAEEKKGRALFINKLGKEDTDFASDYSQMVDAYGTSVAPITIPIGSGSSLSGVVDLLNEKAYVTKDGKTEEAPIPADVKGDVETYREKLIEAIVELDEDLLESYLEGNIPTVEQLTPVLRKGIAEGAAYPLFAGDALSLVGVKPFIEFAASLFPSPLEILPLKVQEGGEEKEIAPHPAGDALAYVFKTVSDPHLGDLLYVRVFSGEIASGSTLKNTDQGSSERIGQILSIQGRERSEIGKLSCGMIGGLVKLKSTGTGDTLSSKAAHSIGKMEFPNPPISVAIVPQSKGDEEKVSNALARLHDEDPTFVYRFDPELKQQLISGMGELHLDVILSKLKKKFGVSVDTRKPRIPYRETVTLEATARGRHKKQTGGRGQFGDVFLRLEPLSLGSGAEFASEIFGGAIPSKFIPSVEKGVRETVAQGFLAGYPMVDLKATVYDGSFHPVDSSDIAFKLAAQIAFRAACEKAKPILLEPILTVEVTVPEEFMGDVIGDLNSRRGKIQGMDSVGRNQVIKALVPEAEMYKYATTLRSVTQGRGFFTATFDHYEPVPRELSAKVIEEAKKAKEE
- a CDS encoding peptidase M28; the encoded protein is MFAELTEAFGPSGYEGDVRAIMAGHFSGSMSVSTDRLGSVVASHEGEAKGPKILVAAHMDEVGFMVKHITKEGYIRFLPIGGWWPQVLLSQRVNVRTRKGDFEGIIGSKPPHAMKEDERKKPPEIDELFIDLGVVGEKGAADAGVRPGDPIIPVSPFRFLANGVLAAKAWDDRVGCAVLAELANDLPKHPSRLYLAGTVQEEVGLRGARTVAGLVEPDVAFAIDVSLSSDTPGADSDAVEKFGAGAAVLVHDSTMIPNVALRDFVCEVAEAEGIKYHLTSLHGGYDTGAIHISKIGVPSIALGLPSRYIHSHVSAIYEEDYSALLNLMKAVTQRLDSKKLSEITKFV
- a CDS encoding ABC transporter, encoding MLHQAYGSQPGGTFRGYGGQVSSKILVSLEDVSVRFQELTALHDVNIQITAGSSTALIGPNGGGKTTLLKVIAGLIKPTQGRVRYYDLKRARIGYVPQESVVDWRFPVSALDVVLMGRYPALGLIRRAGRHDREIALTMLARVGLRDVAKRPVGALSGGQKQRVAIARALVGEPKLILLDEPTSGADVEAKDRFYSLIRELKKELSLTILVASHDLVVVPSFVDDVACVAKSVHLHACPSEIWDEEHFQRLYGTQMEAIFHGKVPHRMVAPHAKAKPSRGDPARTRNTRNTPKSEKGKR
- a CDS encoding ABC transporter, with the protein product MQRALIAGVLVSVLLSILGFFVVLRKMSFIGVGIAHAAFGGVALGHLLGIPVFLSASVFSVAAGLGIGAVTRRGRIKEDTAIGIFFAAGMALGVLFLSLKPGYITDLASYLFGSILAVTPTDLWIIAAAAFLILVLLALFFKELIASSFDAELARASGIPEGFLFYLLLGLVSLGIVSAIKLVGIILVSALLVLPAATALQWSRRYGWVLALSALFGLAYTVSGLAISYWIDIPSGATIVILGTAVFLLSLAISPLRRRKGSHPDRTRSARSGTTG